A part of Oncorhynchus kisutch isolate 150728-3 linkage group LG2, Okis_V2, whole genome shotgun sequence genomic DNA contains:
- the LOC109909846 gene encoding akirin-1-like, with translation MACGATLKRSMEFEALLSPQSPKRRRCNALPGAPSTPSPQRCNLRPPVDCPSSHSMSPPAMGGEHRLTPEQIFQNICQEYSRYQRRRQLEGAFNQSEAACSSTDAPSSSLTAPSSPPGASRKDQPSFTLRQVSYLCERLLKDHEEKIREEYEQILNTKLAEQYESFVKFTQDQIMRRYGARPASYVS, from the exons ATGGCGTGTGGAGCTACGTTAAAGCGCTCGATGGAGTTCGAGGCCCTACTCAGTCCTCAGTCTCCTAAGCGAAGAAGGTGCAATGCACTACCGGGGGCTCCAAGCACCCCGTCCCCTCAAAGGTGCAACCTCCGTCCGCCAGTTGACTGCCCATCATCACACTCGATGTCTCCCCCGGCTATGGGAGGAGAGCACAGGCTAACTCCAG AGCAGATCTTCCAGAACATCTGTCAGGAGTACAGCCGCTACCAGAGGCGGCGGCAGCTGGAGGGGGCCTTCAACCAGAGTGAGGCTGCCTGTAGCTCCACCGATGCTCCTAGCTCCTCCCTCACCGCCCCCAGCTCCCCAccag GTGCCTCGAGGAAGGACCAGCCGTCGTTCACACTGAGGCAAGTGAGCTACCTGTGCGAGCGCTTGCTCAAAGACCACGAGGAGAAGATCCGGGAGGAGTATGAACAGATCCTCAACACAAAACTTGCAG AACAATACGAATCTTTTGTGAAATTCACACAAGACCAGATAATGCGAAGATACGGCGCCAGGCCTGCTAGTT ATGTCTCTTGA